A single region of the Yersinia entomophaga genome encodes:
- the gpmA gene encoding 2,3-diphosphoglycerate-dependent phosphoglycerate mutase, with the protein MAVTKLVLVRHGESQWNNENRFTGWYDVDLSEKGRTEAKAAGKLLKDEGFTFDFAYTSVLKRAIHTLWSILDELDQAWLPTEKSWKLNERHYGALQGLNKAETAAKYGDEQVKQWRRGFAITPPELSKEDERFPGHDPRYAKLSDKELPTTESLALTIERVIPYWNEEIKPRIASGERVIVAAHGNSLRALVKYLDDLSEDEILELNIPTGVPLVYEFDENLKPIKRYYLGNADEIAAKAAAVANQGKAK; encoded by the coding sequence ATGGCAGTAACAAAGCTGGTTCTGGTACGTCACGGCGAAAGTCAGTGGAACAACGAAAACCGCTTCACTGGCTGGTATGACGTTGATCTGTCAGAAAAAGGCCGTACCGAAGCAAAAGCGGCAGGTAAGCTGTTAAAAGACGAAGGCTTCACGTTTGACTTCGCTTACACCTCCGTACTGAAACGCGCTATCCACACCCTGTGGAGCATTCTGGATGAACTGGACCAGGCTTGGTTGCCTACCGAAAAATCCTGGAAACTGAATGAACGTCATTACGGCGCGCTGCAAGGCCTGAACAAAGCTGAAACCGCTGCAAAATACGGTGACGAGCAGGTTAAACAATGGCGTCGTGGCTTTGCCATCACTCCGCCAGAGTTGAGCAAAGAAGACGAACGTTTCCCAGGACACGATCCGCGTTACGCAAAACTGTCTGACAAAGAGCTGCCAACGACCGAGAGTCTGGCACTGACCATCGAACGCGTTATTCCTTATTGGAACGAAGAAATCAAACCGCGCATCGCTAGCGGTGAGCGCGTTATTGTTGCTGCTCACGGTAACTCTCTACGTGCGCTGGTTAAATATCTGGACGATTTGAGCGAAGATGAAATTCTTGAGCTGAATATCCCAACTGGCGTGCCGTTGGTTTATGAATTTGACGAAAATCTGAAGCCAATCAAACGTTACTATCTGGGCAATGCCGACGAAATCGCAGCGAAAGCAGCTGCCGTGGCTAACCAAGGTAAAGCGAAGTAA
- a CDS encoding PsiF family protein, translating to MRLTTLWLLSAGLLLSANVMAADTAKTPSPAQLAQQKKMTDCNHEATSKALKGDDRKKFMSTCLKAGAPVAPAAMTPQQEKMKSCNAEAKTKDLKGDSRKTFMSTCLKKAA from the coding sequence ATGCGCCTGACTACATTGTGGTTGTTATCCGCGGGGCTTTTGCTCAGCGCAAACGTAATGGCTGCCGATACGGCAAAAACGCCTTCTCCGGCTCAACTGGCACAGCAGAAAAAAATGACTGACTGTAACCACGAAGCCACCAGCAAGGCGCTGAAAGGTGACGACCGTAAGAAATTCATGAGCACCTGCCTGAAAGCCGGTGCACCAGTGGCACCGGCGGCAATGACACCGCAGCAGGAAAAAATGAAATCCTGTAACGCCGAAGCCAAAACCAAAGATCTGAAAGGCGATAGTCGCAAAACCTTCATGAGCACCTGCCTGAAAAAAGCTGCGTAA
- the galM gene encoding galactose-1-epimerase, whose translation MLKNALAPDGQPFQLTELRNKSGMSVSLMDWGATWLSAVFPLNDGGRRELLLGCPNPEDYPRQGAYLGATVGRYANRIAQAQLQRNGQVFPLVANSGPNQLHGGPEGFHARRWQIIHQDKRQVCYQLHSPDGDQGFPGNLIVETHYRLTDDNRLEIDYQASVDQPCPINLTNHAYFNLDGKSRDARQHRLQLFADRYLPVDTTGLPAEPLASVEHSGMDFRQPKTLAQDFLKDPCQQRVKGYDHAYLLHRTCGAIDSPAAHVWSADGKVKMSVFTSAPAIQLYSGNFLNGTPARLGGTYANYAGIALESGFLPDSPNHPEWPQPDCWVTPDKRYRATTVYQFTAL comes from the coding sequence ATGCTGAAAAATGCATTAGCGCCGGACGGCCAGCCGTTCCAGTTAACCGAATTACGCAACAAATCAGGCATGTCGGTGAGCCTGATGGACTGGGGCGCAACCTGGCTTTCGGCTGTTTTTCCGCTTAACGATGGGGGCCGACGTGAATTGCTGCTAGGCTGCCCGAATCCGGAAGATTACCCGCGGCAAGGTGCCTATTTGGGTGCCACCGTGGGCCGCTACGCCAACCGCATTGCTCAGGCTCAATTGCAGCGTAACGGACAGGTTTTTCCTCTGGTCGCCAACAGTGGTCCAAACCAGTTACACGGCGGGCCGGAAGGGTTCCACGCCCGGCGCTGGCAGATTATTCATCAGGATAAACGTCAGGTTTGTTATCAATTGCATTCCCCTGATGGCGATCAGGGTTTTCCTGGCAATTTGATCGTCGAAACTCACTATCGGTTAACCGATGACAATCGGCTGGAAATTGATTATCAGGCCTCGGTCGACCAGCCTTGCCCAATTAATCTGACCAACCACGCCTATTTCAATCTGGATGGTAAAAGTCGCGACGCACGACAACATCGGCTGCAACTTTTCGCCGATCGTTACCTGCCGGTGGACACTACAGGCCTTCCGGCGGAACCTTTAGCCAGCGTAGAACACAGCGGTATGGATTTTCGCCAGCCAAAAACGCTAGCACAGGATTTCCTCAAAGATCCCTGCCAACAACGGGTTAAAGGCTACGATCACGCCTATTTGCTCCACCGAACCTGCGGCGCAATCGACAGCCCTGCGGCTCATGTATGGTCAGCCGATGGCAAAGTCAAAATGAGCGTATTTACCTCCGCACCGGCAATACAGCTGTATAGCGGTAATTTCCTGAATGGAACACCGGCTCGACTCGGCGGAACTTACGCTAATTATGCAGGTATAGCGCTGGAAAGTGGATTTTTACCCGATAGCCCTAATCATCCGGAATGGCCACAGCCCGACTGTTGGGTCACTCCGGACAAACGCTACCGCGCGACCACGGTTTATCAATTTACGGCGCTGTAA
- the galK gene encoding galactokinase — MSLKQHTQAVFSQFFTKEPALTIQAPGRVNLIGEHTDYNDGFVLPCAIDYATVISMAKRDDRQIRVIAADYDNQQDIFSLDEPIVSHPELRWANYVRGVVKHLLLRNRDFGGADLAISGNVPQGAGLSSSASLEVAVGQAFQALYQLPLSGVELALNGQEAENQFVGCNCGIMDQLISALGKQDQALLIDCRSLETRPVAMPKNVAVVIINSNVKRGLVDSEYNTRRQQCEAAARFFGVKALRDVTPAQFRANQSEMEPIVAKRARHIISENARTQAAADALALGDLTLMGQLMQESHISMRDDFEITVPAIDTLVDIVKSVIGERGGVRMTGGGFGGCIVALMPQDLVEQVRATVALEYPQKTGGMRETFYVCQASAGAGIC, encoded by the coding sequence ATGTCTTTAAAACAACATACCCAGGCCGTTTTTAGCCAATTTTTTACCAAAGAACCCGCCCTGACCATTCAGGCACCCGGTCGGGTCAACTTGATTGGCGAACACACGGATTACAATGACGGATTCGTGCTGCCCTGCGCGATCGATTACGCCACGGTTATTAGCATGGCGAAACGTGATGATCGACAGATTCGTGTGATTGCCGCAGATTATGATAACCAGCAAGATATATTTTCTCTCGATGAACCTATCGTTAGCCACCCTGAACTGCGCTGGGCCAACTACGTGCGCGGCGTGGTGAAACATCTGTTGCTGCGAAACCGTGATTTTGGCGGTGCCGATCTGGCGATCAGCGGCAATGTGCCTCAAGGTGCCGGTTTAAGTTCCTCTGCATCGTTGGAAGTCGCGGTAGGTCAGGCATTCCAGGCACTCTATCAGCTCCCGCTCAGCGGCGTGGAACTGGCGCTCAACGGTCAGGAAGCAGAAAACCAGTTTGTCGGTTGTAACTGCGGCATTATGGATCAATTAATCTCGGCATTGGGCAAGCAGGATCAGGCGTTGCTGATCGACTGCCGCTCGCTGGAAACCCGCCCGGTTGCTATGCCAAAAAACGTCGCCGTAGTCATAATCAATTCCAATGTAAAGCGGGGTCTGGTCGATAGCGAGTACAACACTCGTCGCCAACAATGCGAAGCTGCCGCTCGCTTCTTTGGTGTAAAAGCCCTGCGCGACGTCACTCCGGCACAGTTCCGGGCCAATCAGAGCGAAATGGAACCGATAGTTGCCAAACGCGCACGCCATATTATTAGTGAGAATGCGCGCACGCAGGCTGCCGCCGATGCTCTGGCTCTTGGCGATCTGACATTAATGGGCCAGCTAATGCAGGAGTCTCATATCTCCATGCGTGATGATTTCGAAATTACCGTGCCAGCCATTGATACGTTGGTCGATATTGTGAAATCTGTCATTGGTGAGCGAGGTGGTGTCCGTATGACCGGAGGCGGCTTCGGCGGCTGCATTGTCGCGCTGATGCCTCAGGATTTAGTCGAGCAAGTACGTGCGACCGTCGCTCTGGAATATCCGCAAAAAACCGGCGGTATGCGGGAAACATTCTATGTTTGTCAGGCTTCGGCAGGAGCCGGAATATGCTGA
- the galT gene encoding galactose-1-phosphate uridylyltransferase, with translation MTGFNPVDHPHRRYNPLSDQWILVSPHRAKRPWQGQQEPLTTGEQPAHDPDCFLCPGNLRVTGDANPNYSGTYVFTNDFAALMPDTPDAPETADPLIRCQSARGTSRVVCFSPDHSKSLPLLSLPELAGVVKSWQEQSAELGQSYPWVQVFENKGAAMGCSNPHPHGQIWANSFLPNEAEREDRLQKNYFEQHSSPLLLDYVRREAADGSRTVVETEHWLAVVPYWAAWPYETLLLPKAQVMRIDELTSEQQTDLALALKKLTSRYDNLFSCSFPYSMGWHGAPYNDTDNRHWQLHAHFYPPLLRSATVRKFMVGYEMLAESQRDLTAEQAAEHLRAVSDVHYREAGVQ, from the coding sequence ATGACTGGCTTTAATCCCGTGGATCATCCACACCGTCGCTATAATCCATTGAGCGATCAATGGATTCTCGTTTCTCCCCATCGGGCCAAGCGCCCGTGGCAAGGGCAGCAAGAACCATTGACCACGGGAGAACAGCCCGCTCACGATCCTGATTGTTTTTTGTGTCCGGGTAATTTACGGGTGACCGGTGATGCGAACCCGAATTATTCCGGCACTTATGTATTTACCAATGATTTCGCCGCATTGATGCCGGATACACCCGATGCGCCGGAAACCGCCGATCCTCTGATTCGCTGCCAAAGCGCGCGCGGTACCAGTCGGGTGGTTTGTTTCTCCCCCGATCACAGTAAATCCCTGCCGTTACTTTCTCTGCCTGAACTGGCCGGCGTGGTGAAAAGCTGGCAGGAGCAAAGCGCGGAATTAGGCCAATCCTATCCGTGGGTCCAGGTTTTTGAGAATAAAGGCGCGGCGATGGGCTGCTCTAACCCGCACCCCCATGGTCAAATCTGGGCCAACAGTTTCCTGCCCAACGAGGCCGAACGAGAAGATCGGCTGCAAAAAAACTATTTTGAACAGCATTCATCGCCACTGTTACTGGATTACGTCCGTCGGGAAGCCGCCGACGGCAGCCGAACCGTGGTAGAAACCGAGCACTGGCTGGCCGTCGTGCCTTATTGGGCCGCCTGGCCTTATGAAACTTTACTGCTACCTAAAGCCCAGGTCATGCGGATCGATGAGCTCACCTCGGAACAGCAGACCGACTTGGCACTGGCGCTGAAAAAACTGACCAGCCGCTACGATAATTTATTCTCCTGCTCCTTTCCCTATTCCATGGGTTGGCACGGGGCGCCCTACAACGATACAGACAATCGCCACTGGCAATTACATGCACATTTTTATCCGCCGCTGCTGCGTTCAGCTACGGTGCGAAAATTTATGGTGGGTTACGAAATGTTGGCGGAAAGCCAGCGCGATCTTACGGCTGAACAGGCGGCTGAGCACCTGCGGGCAGTCAGTGATGTTCATTATCGAGAAGCTGGAGTTCAATAA
- the galE gene encoding UDP-glucose 4-epimerase GalE: MYVLVTGGSGYIGSHTCVQLIEAGYTPIVIDNLCNSKSSVLKRIHQLTGQSPLFYQGDLRDRALLDHIFSQHTIGSVIHFAGLKAVGESVNKPLAYYDNNVCGTLVLLEAMAAAGVKNFIFSSSATVYGDQPKIPYVESFPTGIPSSPYGKSKLMVENILQDLQRADAAWNMTILRYFNPVGAHPSGLMGEDPQGVPNNLMPFIAQVAVGRRDSLAVFGNDYPTADGTAVRDYIHVVDLADGHVAALKKCHNRAGVHIYNLGGGRGHSVLDVVNAFSKACGRQLTYHFAPRREGDLAAYWADPTKAAEDLDWRVQRSLDEMAIDTWRWQSQNPQGYPD; the protein is encoded by the coding sequence ATGTATGTTTTAGTGACAGGTGGTAGCGGTTACATAGGCAGCCACACTTGTGTGCAGCTAATTGAAGCGGGCTATACGCCAATCGTTATCGACAACCTATGCAACAGCAAATCCAGCGTATTAAAACGCATCCATCAATTAACGGGGCAATCGCCACTGTTTTATCAGGGTGACCTTCGCGACCGCGCACTACTGGATCATATCTTTAGCCAGCATACTATCGGTTCAGTGATTCACTTTGCCGGTTTAAAAGCCGTCGGCGAATCGGTAAATAAACCCTTGGCCTACTACGATAATAACGTCTGCGGCACGCTGGTATTGCTGGAAGCTATGGCTGCAGCCGGGGTTAAAAACTTTATTTTCAGCTCCTCCGCCACGGTTTACGGCGATCAACCCAAGATCCCTTATGTCGAAAGCTTCCCCACGGGCATTCCCTCTAGTCCCTACGGCAAAAGCAAACTGATGGTCGAAAATATTCTGCAAGACCTCCAGCGTGCCGATGCCGCATGGAACATGACTATTTTGCGCTATTTCAATCCGGTTGGCGCCCATCCGTCCGGGCTGATGGGCGAAGATCCGCAGGGTGTACCCAATAATCTAATGCCGTTTATTGCGCAGGTCGCCGTCGGCCGACGCGATTCTCTGGCCGTTTTCGGCAATGACTATCCCACCGCCGATGGCACCGCTGTGCGAGATTATATTCACGTTGTAGATTTAGCCGATGGTCACGTTGCAGCACTGAAAAAATGCCACAACCGAGCTGGAGTACATATTTATAACCTCGGTGGCGGTCGCGGCCACAGCGTGCTGGACGTGGTGAATGCCTTCAGCAAAGCCTGCGGTAGACAGCTGACGTACCATTTTGCTCCACGTCGCGAAGGCGACCTTGCCGCTTATTGGGCAGACCCAACCAAAGCTGCCGAGGATCTGGATTGGCGCGTACAGCGCTCACTGGACGAAATGGCTATCGATACCTGGCGCTGGCAATCACAAAATCCTCAAGGTTATCCTGATTAA
- a CDS encoding CPBP family intramembrane glutamic endopeptidase, with product MWGVLAASLLFLPFNRIIALLLLAITLGIATATGVLTLPAITALLLILLASLALQKYRQITWLAGGLELLLVAASVALFFHYIPGFNNLKVLDKVQIGPLSAPFSMYYNLDKALIPFVLLSCLPGLFVAKKHPSVGKVGWAVLVLAVPALLLLAVGLGGLKIELHTPEWLGTFVIGNLFFVCLVEEALFRCYLQQRLSQWLGAFPALIIASLLFGAAHYPGGPLLMVFAALAGVIYGLAWMWSGRLWIAVAFHFALNLTHLLFFTYPLALHH from the coding sequence ATGTGGGGCGTTCTTGCTGCTTCGTTACTCTTTTTGCCATTTAACCGGATCATCGCCCTGTTACTTTTGGCTATTACTTTAGGTATTGCCACTGCGACCGGCGTACTGACCTTACCGGCCATCACCGCACTGTTGTTAATTCTGCTCGCCTCGTTAGCATTGCAAAAATACCGCCAGATAACCTGGCTGGCTGGCGGATTAGAGTTGCTATTGGTAGCGGCTTCTGTGGCGCTGTTCTTCCATTACATTCCGGGTTTCAACAATCTGAAAGTACTGGATAAAGTGCAGATCGGGCCACTCAGCGCCCCGTTCTCAATGTATTACAATCTGGACAAAGCTCTGATTCCCTTTGTTCTGTTAAGCTGCTTGCCGGGCTTATTTGTTGCTAAAAAACATCCTTCCGTAGGGAAAGTCGGTTGGGCTGTATTGGTGCTGGCTGTTCCAGCACTGTTGCTGCTGGCAGTGGGTTTAGGCGGCCTGAAAATCGAACTGCACACGCCAGAATGGCTCGGTACTTTTGTTATCGGCAACCTGTTCTTTGTCTGTCTGGTTGAAGAAGCGCTGTTCCGCTGCTACCTGCAACAGCGTTTAAGCCAGTGGCTTGGTGCATTTCCCGCTCTGATTATTGCTTCATTACTATTTGGTGCAGCGCATTATCCCGGAGGCCCCCTGTTGATGGTCTTCGCAGCGCTAGCCGGCGTGATTTACGGTCTGGCATGGATGTGGAGTGGCCGCCTGTGGATCGCCGTTGCCTTCCATTTCGCGCTGAATCTGACTCATCTGCTGTTCTTTACCTACCCGTTGGCACTGCATCACTAG
- the modF gene encoding molybdate ABC transporter ATP-binding protein ModF, which translates to MSELHIAQGCFRLSDIRTLNLPDLHIHSGDSWAFVGANGSGKSALARALSDELILLTGSRSSDFRHIVRLSFEQLQQLVSEEWQRNNTDMLSQDEDDTGRTTAEIIQDQVTNPQRCQRLAQQFGIGHLLSRRFKYLSTGETRKALLCQALMPQPDMLVLDEPFDGLDVAAREQLARHLAELSAEGVTLILVLNRFDDIPDFIQKVGVLADCHLVSLGERKQVLAEALVAQLAHSENLDGLSLPEAEDPQQQPSLAVDNPLIILRNGVVEYNDRPILHNLSWQVNRGEHWQIIGPNGAGKSTLLSLITGDHPQGYSNDLTLFGRRRGSGETIWDIKRHIGYVSSSLHLDYRVSASLRNVIISGFFDSIGIYQTVSDRQRQLADKWLALLGLSGAAADQPFHSLSWGQQRLALIARSLVKHPALLILDEPLQGLDPLNRLLVRRFIDVMIGEGETQLLFVSHHAEDAPECITHRLSFIADGDIYRYQFSQLPD; encoded by the coding sequence ATGTCAGAGTTGCATATAGCGCAAGGTTGTTTTCGTTTAAGCGATATCCGAACGCTGAATCTTCCAGATCTGCATATTCACTCTGGTGATAGCTGGGCCTTTGTCGGCGCTAACGGCAGCGGTAAATCAGCGTTAGCCAGAGCGCTCTCCGATGAGTTAATTCTCCTGACCGGCAGTCGCAGCAGCGATTTTCGGCATATTGTGCGTTTATCGTTCGAGCAACTTCAGCAGTTAGTCAGCGAAGAATGGCAACGCAACAATACCGATATGCTCAGTCAGGATGAAGACGATACCGGCCGTACCACCGCGGAAATTATTCAGGATCAGGTCACCAACCCGCAGCGCTGCCAGCGGTTAGCGCAGCAGTTTGGTATCGGTCATTTGTTATCTCGCCGCTTTAAATACCTTTCTACCGGAGAAACCCGCAAAGCCCTGCTCTGTCAGGCTCTGATGCCGCAGCCTGATATGTTAGTGCTGGATGAGCCTTTTGACGGATTGGATGTCGCCGCTAGAGAACAGCTGGCGCGACATCTGGCGGAACTGTCCGCTGAAGGCGTGACGCTGATATTAGTGCTCAACCGATTCGATGATATTCCTGATTTTATTCAAAAAGTGGGAGTATTGGCCGATTGCCATTTAGTCAGTTTAGGTGAACGTAAGCAGGTTTTAGCCGAAGCCCTAGTCGCCCAACTGGCTCACAGTGAAAACTTGGATGGACTATCCCTGCCGGAAGCAGAAGACCCGCAGCAACAACCTTCATTAGCAGTAGATAATCCGTTAATTATTCTGCGAAATGGCGTGGTGGAGTACAACGACCGTCCCATTTTGCACAATCTGAGCTGGCAGGTAAATCGCGGCGAGCACTGGCAGATTATTGGCCCAAACGGAGCGGGAAAATCCACGCTACTGAGCCTGATTACCGGCGACCATCCGCAGGGCTACAGTAATGATCTGACGCTATTTGGTCGTCGTCGCGGCAGCGGGGAAACCATCTGGGATATCAAACGCCATATCGGTTATGTCAGCAGCAGCCTGCATTTGGATTATCGCGTCAGCGCCAGCCTGCGTAATGTGATTATTTCCGGTTTCTTTGATTCCATTGGTATTTATCAGACAGTTTCCGATCGACAGCGGCAGTTGGCAGATAAATGGTTGGCGTTGCTCGGTTTGTCCGGCGCGGCAGCTGACCAGCCGTTTCACAGTCTGTCATGGGGACAGCAACGGCTGGCGCTGATTGCCAGATCTTTGGTAAAACATCCGGCACTGTTGATATTAGATGAACCGTTGCAAGGGCTGGATCCGCTGAACCGTTTGTTAGTGCGGCGTTTTATTGATGTCATGATTGGCGAAGGAGAAACCCAGCTGTTATTTGTCTCTCATCACGCTGAAGACGCGCCAGAGTGCATAACTCATCGTTTAAGTTTTATTGCCGACGGCGATATTTATCGCTACCAGTTTAGCCAACTACCTGATTAG
- the modE gene encoding molybdenum-dependent transcriptional regulator codes for MQAEILLTLKLQQRLFADPRRIALLKQVRLTGSISQGAKLAGISYKSAWDAINEMNTLAEETLVDRATGGKGGGGARLTRYGERLIQLYELLEQIQQKAFDTLKDDSLPLDSLLAAISRFSLQTSARNQFFGTVTERDHHQVQQHINILLADGKTRLSAAVTQQSADRLQLATGKEVLALIKAPWVKLATDPALAGAADNSLPGIVASIEPGSDYSEVIVTLHGGASLCATLSNQELHKLNLHNGAQVIAQFNADRVIIATLC; via the coding sequence ATGCAAGCCGAAATTCTTCTTACGCTAAAGCTTCAGCAGCGTCTTTTTGCTGACCCGCGCCGCATCGCCCTACTCAAGCAGGTCAGGTTGACAGGTTCCATCAGTCAAGGAGCCAAGCTGGCGGGCATTAGCTATAAAAGTGCCTGGGATGCCATCAATGAAATGAATACTCTGGCCGAAGAAACGCTGGTGGATCGCGCAACCGGAGGGAAAGGCGGTGGCGGCGCGCGTTTAACCCGCTATGGCGAACGCTTGATTCAACTTTACGAATTACTCGAGCAAATTCAGCAAAAAGCTTTCGATACCTTGAAAGATGATTCACTGCCGCTGGACAGCCTGCTAGCAGCAATCTCCCGCTTCTCCTTACAAACCAGCGCCCGCAATCAGTTCTTTGGCACGGTCACTGAGCGGGATCATCATCAGGTTCAGCAACACATCAATATTCTCCTGGCAGATGGAAAAACTCGTCTTTCCGCCGCTGTCACTCAACAAAGCGCCGATCGCCTGCAACTGGCAACAGGCAAAGAGGTGCTGGCGCTGATTAAGGCCCCTTGGGTGAAATTAGCCACCGATCCAGCGCTGGCAGGAGCAGCAGACAACTCATTGCCCGGCATCGTCGCCAGCATAGAGCCAGGAAGCGACTACAGTGAAGTGATTGTTACCCTTCACGGCGGAGCCAGTTTGTGCGCCACCTTATCCAATCAAGAGTTACATAAACTGAATCTACATAATGGCGCGCAAGTTATCGCCCAGTTCAACGCCGATCGAGTCATTATCGCCACGCTTTGTTAG
- a CDS encoding AcrZ family multidrug efflux pump-associated protein has product MVELLKSLVFAVVMVPVVMAVILGLIYGLGEVFNVISKTGHGKERG; this is encoded by the coding sequence ATCGTGGAATTATTGAAAAGTTTGGTCTTTGCCGTGGTTATGGTACCGGTGGTAATGGCCGTTATCCTGGGGCTGATTTATGGTTTAGGTGAGGTGTTTAACGTCATCTCCAAAACAGGCCACGGTAAAGAACGGGGCTAA
- the modA gene encoding molybdate ABC transporter substrate-binding protein codes for MKKQWGKWALGAVVAATLSGQAAAAENITVFAAASLTNALQDISSQYHKEKDVDVVASYASSSTLARQIEQGAPADLFISADQQWMDYAIDKKQIVDNTRYTLLGNKLVLIAPKDSKIDKVSIDKQTEWKKLLDGGRLAVGDPDHVPAGIYAKEALEYLGAWTTLSPEMARANNVRSAMALVERAEAPLGIVYGSDAIASNKVKVVGVFPEQSHKPVEYPMAIVKGHENATVSAFYDYLKGPEAAAVFKRYGFTPR; via the coding sequence ATGAAAAAACAATGGGGTAAATGGGCACTAGGCGCGGTTGTGGCTGCAACTTTATCTGGGCAAGCCGCGGCGGCTGAAAATATCACCGTCTTCGCTGCCGCTTCTCTGACCAATGCGCTACAGGACATTTCCAGTCAGTATCATAAAGAGAAAGATGTCGACGTGGTGGCTTCTTATGCCTCTTCATCTACGTTGGCCCGCCAGATTGAGCAGGGCGCGCCCGCCGATCTGTTTATCTCTGCCGATCAGCAGTGGATGGATTATGCCATTGATAAAAAGCAAATTGTTGATAATACCCGCTACACTTTGCTCGGTAATAAATTGGTGCTGATTGCGCCAAAAGACAGCAAAATTGATAAAGTCTCCATCGATAAACAAACCGAATGGAAAAAACTGTTAGACGGCGGTCGTCTGGCCGTGGGCGATCCGGATCATGTACCCGCTGGGATTTATGCAAAAGAAGCATTGGAATATTTAGGTGCCTGGACAACTCTCTCTCCGGAAATGGCTCGTGCTAACAACGTGCGTAGCGCGATGGCACTGGTTGAGCGCGCAGAAGCGCCTTTGGGTATTGTTTACGGCTCTGACGCCATAGCCAGTAACAAAGTGAAAGTTGTGGGTGTATTCCCGGAGCAAAGTCATAAGCCGGTTGAATACCCAATGGCAATTGTCAAAGGCCATGAGAACGCCACGGTTAGCGCTTTTTATGATTATCTGAAAGGCCCAGAAGCGGCGGCTGTTTTCAAACGTTATGGATTTACCCCACGCTAA
- the modB gene encoding molybdate ABC transporter permease subunit, whose protein sequence is MILSEYEWQAIVLSLKVSGVAVACSLPLGILMAWILVRCRFPGKSLLDSIIHLPLVLPPVVIGYLLLISMGRRGVIGEWLYSWFGINFSFSWRGAALASAVVAFPLMVRAIRLALEAVDTRLELAARTLGANPWRVFFTITLPLSLPGVIAGTVLAFARSLGEFGATITFVSNIPGQTRTIPLAMYTLIETPGAEAAAARLCVIAILLSLVSLLLSEWLARWGKKRMGAAC, encoded by the coding sequence ATGATATTGAGTGAGTATGAATGGCAGGCGATAGTGCTTAGCCTGAAAGTTTCGGGCGTCGCGGTCGCCTGTAGTCTGCCGTTAGGCATTCTGATGGCATGGATTCTAGTCCGCTGCCGTTTCCCCGGTAAATCATTGTTAGACAGTATTATTCATTTGCCACTGGTGCTGCCGCCGGTGGTCATTGGCTATTTATTGCTGATCAGTATGGGGCGACGCGGTGTAATAGGCGAATGGCTATATAGCTGGTTTGGGATTAATTTCAGCTTTAGCTGGCGCGGAGCGGCACTGGCCTCGGCGGTGGTTGCCTTCCCGCTGATGGTGCGAGCCATTCGGCTGGCGTTGGAAGCGGTGGATACCCGATTGGAGCTGGCCGCCCGTACGTTAGGTGCCAATCCGTGGCGGGTGTTTTTCACTATAACTCTGCCACTTTCCCTACCCGGTGTGATTGCCGGTACGGTGCTGGCATTTGCTCGTTCACTGGGGGAATTCGGCGCCACTATCACCTTTGTATCCAATATTCCAGGGCAAACCCGAACTATCCCGCTGGCCATGTATACCTTGATCGAAACACCGGGTGCCGAAGCGGCTGCGGCGCGGCTGTGCGTGATCGCTATTTTGCTGTCGCTGGTTTCGCTGTTGCTCTCCGAATGGTTAGCGCGTTGGGGTAAAAAACGCATGGGGGCCGCATGTTAG